A stretch of Alkalicella caledoniensis DNA encodes these proteins:
- a CDS encoding AAA family ATPase, translating to MIHLTKITIRESKEDKYPFNIPLVKNIREMDFISPVTILVGENGTGKSTFLESLAVAVGSVTVGSESIMTDTTLSHARELSDYISLSWKVKTRKGFFLRAEDFFNFANKMAQMAQELKDDLKKLELEYKGRTAHALKLAQMPYVGSLQGIKQSYGEGLNVRSHGESFMDLFQSRLAPGGLYILDEPETPLSPTRQLAFISLIKEMVQKNCQFIIATHSPILMAYPNATIYNLDQFPLKKTNFQDLEHVKLTKDFLNNPELFLRHL from the coding sequence GTGATACACCTTACAAAAATAACTATTAGAGAGTCCAAAGAAGATAAATATCCCTTCAATATACCCTTGGTAAAAAACATTAGAGAAATGGATTTTATAAGCCCTGTTACAATATTAGTTGGTGAAAATGGTACAGGTAAGTCAACTTTTCTAGAAAGTTTAGCAGTTGCAGTTGGCTCTGTAACTGTTGGTAGTGAAAGTATTATGACAGATACGACCCTGAGTCATGCTAGGGAGCTAAGTGATTATATCTCTCTTAGCTGGAAGGTAAAAACTAGAAAAGGTTTCTTTCTTAGGGCTGAAGATTTTTTCAACTTTGCAAATAAAATGGCACAAATGGCACAAGAATTAAAAGATGATCTTAAAAAACTAGAATTAGAATATAAGGGAAGAACAGCCCATGCATTAAAACTAGCCCAAATGCCCTATGTAGGATCATTACAGGGTATAAAGCAAAGTTATGGGGAAGGACTCAATGTTAGGTCACATGGCGAAAGTTTCATGGATCTTTTTCAGTCTAGATTAGCGCCAGGTGGTTTATACATACTAGACGAGCCAGAAACACCCCTATCACCAACAAGACAGTTAGCTTTTATTTCACTAATAAAAGAGATGGTTCAAAAGAACTGTCAGTTTATAATAGCAACACACTCTCCAATACTTATGGCTTATCCAAATGCCACAATTTATAACCTAGACCAGTTTCCACTGAAGAAAACCAATTTTCAAGACTTAGAACATGTGAAGCTAACTAAAGATTTCCTAAATAACCCTGAGCTATTTCTTAGGCATCTGTAA
- a CDS encoding ComEC/Rec2 family competence protein produces MKYNKKILSLVLILALSFILVSCDIILDSEDSKMPTTDLKVHFIDVGQGDSILIQHSEKTILIDGGDRRYGDTVVGYLNNNGVEHIDIVISTHPHADHIGGLIEVLNRLTVDEVIDPGVIHTTKTFEDYLTLIDQKEIIFTQGRAGMSRELAEGMKMEILHPTKPSPRHLNDASIVVRITFGDISFMFTGDAENPSELQMLERNNDFSSQILKVGHHGSSTSTSDEFLQKVSPEIAIIMVGEGNSYGHPHKETLEKLGELNIDVYRTDINGTIVITTDGTEYQIDTQK; encoded by the coding sequence ATGAAATACAATAAAAAAATACTATCACTTGTTTTAATTCTTGCATTATCTTTTATTCTTGTAAGTTGTGACATCATACTTGACTCTGAAGATAGTAAGATGCCAACTACGGACCTCAAAGTACACTTTATAGATGTTGGTCAAGGTGACTCCATTCTAATCCAGCACAGTGAAAAAACTATCCTCATAGACGGTGGTGATAGGAGATATGGCGACACTGTGGTAGGCTACCTAAATAACAATGGAGTTGAACATATAGACATAGTCATATCAACACATCCCCATGCGGACCATATAGGTGGATTAATTGAAGTGTTAAATAGACTAACCGTAGATGAAGTCATAGACCCAGGAGTTATCCATACAACAAAAACCTTTGAAGACTACCTAACCCTTATAGATCAAAAAGAAATAATATTTACCCAGGGCAGGGCAGGTATGTCTAGGGAACTAGCTGAAGGAATGAAAATGGAAATACTACATCCGACAAAACCTTCCCCACGTCACCTAAACGATGCATCCATTGTAGTGAGGATAACCTTTGGTGACATCTCATTTATGTTTACAGGGGACGCCGAAAACCCATCTGAACTTCAAATGCTAGAAAGAAATAATGATTTTTCAAGCCAAATTTTAAAAGTAGGACACCATGGTTCTTCCACATCAACCAGCGATGAATTCCTGCAAAAGGTGTCACCGGAAATAGCAATTATTATGGTTGGAGAAGGCAACAGTTATGGTCATCCCCATAAGGAAACCTTAGAAAAACTTGGGGAATTAAACATAGATGTTTATAGAACGGACATAAATGGTACAATAGTAATAACAACAGACGGAACCGAATATCAAATAGATACGCAAAAGTAG
- a CDS encoding CoA transferase subunit A translates to MAKIISIEEAVQLIKEGSSVMIGGFMGCGSPHSIIDKLVEKGTKNLTVIANDTATTQYGLGKLIATKQISKVITSHIGTNPETGRQMNAKETEVDLVPQGTLVERIRCAGAGLGGFLTPTGIGTVVEEGKEKITVGGTQYLLELPLKADIALLAGAKVDKKGNVYYEKSTRNFNPIMATAADLVIVEAKEIVEVGEIDPNHVMTPGIFVDYIVGGGN, encoded by the coding sequence ATGGCTAAAATCATATCCATAGAAGAAGCGGTACAACTAATTAAAGAAGGCTCATCAGTAATGATAGGTGGATTCATGGGCTGTGGTTCACCACACAGCATTATAGATAAATTAGTGGAAAAAGGAACTAAAAACCTAACTGTTATTGCAAATGATACTGCAACTACGCAATACGGTTTAGGAAAACTCATAGCCACAAAACAGATAAGCAAAGTTATTACTTCTCATATAGGAACAAACCCAGAGACAGGTAGACAAATGAACGCAAAAGAAACAGAAGTAGATTTAGTTCCACAAGGAACCCTAGTTGAAAGAATACGCTGTGCAGGTGCTGGACTTGGTGGATTTTTAACACCAACTGGGATAGGCACAGTTGTGGAAGAAGGAAAAGAAAAAATAACAGTAGGAGGCACCCAGTATCTATTAGAGTTACCTCTAAAAGCAGATATAGCACTACTAGCAGGAGCTAAAGTAGATAAAAAAGGAAATGTCTACTACGAAAAATCCACAAGAAACTTTAACCCTATCATGGCAACTGCTGCAGACTTAGTTATAGTGGAAGCAAAGGAAATAGTTGAAGTGGGAGAAATAGACCCTAACCATGTTATGACACCAGGAATTTTTGTTGACTACATTGTAGGAGGTGGCAACTAA
- a CDS encoding DUF3006 domain-containing protein: MKAVIDRFEGEYAVLLIEQEEVQIDFPKRMLPENVKEGDILRFNIELDPDETSAQEERVGNLLEKLNRKNKI; the protein is encoded by the coding sequence ATGAAGGCAGTAATAGATCGCTTTGAAGGAGAATACGCAGTACTTCTAATAGAACAAGAAGAAGTGCAAATAGACTTTCCCAAAAGAATGCTACCAGAAAATGTAAAAGAAGGGGACATACTAAGATTTAACATTGAACTGGACCCAGACGAGACATCCGCCCAAGAAGAGAGGGTAGGTAACCTACTTGAAAAACTAAACAGGAAAAATAAAATATAA
- a CDS encoding DegV family protein yields the protein MGKIKIFTDSTSDLSKEIIEKNNISIVPLGVIFGDDLYKDGENITTVELYKKVGELKQLPKTNAPAPGDFHKAFEPFVNDGYDIVYISLSSHLSATYQNALLAKDMFPQGRINVVDSGNLSTGIGILVLKAVGFANQGLSALEIVDKITALVPKVRTEFVIDTLEYLHKGGRCSTVQKFAGGLLKIQPAVKVVEGKMQPSQKFRGKRVKALNGIISTILKDKGNLDLDYVLIPQSLAKEGAQYVVEKIQQELPEIKQIITTEAGCVISSHCGPNTVGLSYIVK from the coding sequence ATGGGGAAAATTAAAATATTCACCGACAGTACCAGCGATTTGTCCAAAGAGATTATTGAAAAAAACAATATATCAATTGTCCCCTTGGGTGTAATATTTGGAGATGATCTTTACAAAGACGGTGAAAATATAACAACTGTTGAACTATATAAAAAAGTTGGTGAGCTAAAACAGCTACCTAAAACAAATGCACCAGCCCCAGGAGATTTCCATAAAGCTTTTGAGCCCTTTGTAAATGACGGATATGATATAGTTTATATATCCTTATCTTCCCATCTCTCTGCCACATACCAAAATGCTCTACTTGCGAAAGATATGTTCCCCCAAGGAAGGATAAATGTTGTGGATTCTGGCAACCTATCTACTGGGATAGGTATACTAGTTTTAAAAGCAGTAGGGTTTGCAAATCAAGGCTTGTCTGCATTAGAAATAGTAGATAAGATAACTGCACTGGTACCGAAAGTGAGAACGGAGTTTGTTATTGACACATTAGAGTATTTGCACAAAGGTGGGAGATGTAGCACAGTTCAAAAATTTGCAGGTGGTTTATTAAAAATTCAGCCTGCTGTAAAAGTAGTTGAAGGAAAAATGCAGCCTTCCCAAAAATTTAGAGGCAAAAGAGTAAAAGCATTAAACGGAATTATATCTACCATTTTAAAAGATAAAGGGAATTTGGATTTGGATTATGTACTAATACCTCAATCCTTAGCCAAAGAGGGGGCACAGTATGTAGTTGAAAAAATACAACAAGAATTACCTGAGATAAAACAAATTATAACAACAGAAGCAGGTTGCGTAATCTCCAGTCACTGCGGCCCTAATACAGTTGGGCTATCGTACATAGTGAAATAG
- a CDS encoding acetyl-CoA C-acetyltransferase, which translates to MREVVIVGAARTPIGNFGGALSSVSAIDLGVVAGKEAIKRAGITPDMVDEVIMGNILSAGLGQNPARQVAIGCDIPDTVPSLTLNKLCGSGLRAVSMAAQFIMLGDADVVLAGGIESMSNAPYLMPKARWGQKMGNGEIVDSMIQDGLMDIFNNIHMGITAENIAEKWNLTREEQDQFALNSQLKAEGAQKAGKFKDEIAPVIIPQRKGDPVVVDTDEYPKHGLTMEKLAKLRPAFKKDGTVTAANASGINDGAAALVVMSKEKADELGLEPLVTIKSYASAALDPKIMGYGPVPASRKALAKAGLTVEDIDLVEANEAFAAQSLAVVKDLKLNPDKVNVNGGAIALGHPIGASGARVLTTLIYEMEKRDSKTGLATLCIGGGQGVAMIVERK; encoded by the coding sequence ATGAGAGAAGTTGTTATTGTGGGAGCTGCTAGAACACCCATCGGTAATTTTGGAGGAGCTCTTTCAAGTGTTTCGGCCATAGATCTAGGTGTAGTAGCAGGTAAAGAAGCAATAAAAAGAGCAGGTATAACACCTGATATGGTAGATGAAGTGATAATGGGTAACATCTTGTCCGCAGGACTTGGACAAAACCCAGCAAGACAAGTGGCCATTGGGTGTGATATCCCTGATACGGTACCATCATTGACCCTAAATAAACTTTGTGGATCGGGCTTAAGGGCTGTAAGTATGGCAGCACAGTTTATAATGCTAGGTGATGCAGATGTTGTATTAGCAGGTGGAATAGAAAGCATGAGTAACGCTCCATACCTAATGCCTAAGGCAAGATGGGGACAAAAGATGGGCAACGGCGAAATAGTCGATAGCATGATTCAAGACGGTCTAATGGATATATTTAACAACATCCATATGGGTATAACTGCAGAAAATATTGCAGAAAAATGGAACCTAACCAGAGAAGAACAAGACCAGTTTGCTTTAAATAGCCAACTAAAAGCTGAAGGGGCACAAAAGGCAGGAAAATTTAAAGATGAAATAGCACCAGTTATTATTCCTCAAAGAAAAGGTGATCCAGTGGTAGTTGACACTGACGAATATCCAAAACACGGTCTCACCATGGAAAAACTTGCAAAACTTAGACCAGCCTTTAAGAAAGATGGAACAGTAACAGCAGCTAACGCATCAGGCATAAACGATGGAGCTGCAGCTCTTGTGGTTATGTCCAAAGAAAAAGCAGATGAACTGGGGTTAGAACCTTTAGTTACTATAAAATCATACGCTTCTGCTGCCCTAGACCCTAAAATCATGGGTTACGGACCAGTTCCTGCAAGTAGAAAAGCCCTTGCAAAGGCAGGATTGACTGTGGAGGACATTGACCTTGTGGAAGCAAACGAGGCTTTTGCTGCACAATCCCTTGCCGTTGTGAAAGATTTAAAACTAAATCCCGATAAAGTAAATGTAAATGGTGGAGCAATAGCCCTAGGACATCCCATAGGAGCATCTGGAGCAAGAGTTCTAACAACACTTATTTATGAGATGGAAAAAAGAGATAGTAAAACAGGGTTAGCTACATTATGTATCGGTGGCGGTCAAGGTGTCGCCATGATAGTAGAACGAAAATAA
- a CDS encoding GNAT family N-acetyltransferase gives MLLPFTKEGKVLNEKPFIDYEVQFNLIHRIADDEGAFLLRSEDNSLIIAQSNIKFPMWVWVNPKAKINIQKVIKKVHEVFQKQESFKIVSTPEFMSLFFEKYKCQHRIEMEMESYQCKGVVNPKHTQGELTLPTMDNLETIAEFCVGFIYDGFGKNVSKESQMESGKRLIQSGNLYTLKVDDEIVSMANIAHRSPRHGRINNVYTPPTHRKKGYASKLVADLSKLILEEGLTPILFTDLSNQTSNKVYKDIGYTECGKVVNYEVKKH, from the coding sequence ATGTTGTTACCATTTACAAAGGAAGGAAAGGTACTTAATGAAAAGCCATTTATTGACTATGAGGTTCAATTCAATCTAATTCATAGGATAGCAGATGACGAAGGAGCATTTCTGCTACGCTCAGAAGACAATAGCTTAATAATAGCCCAATCAAATATAAAGTTTCCAATGTGGGTTTGGGTAAACCCAAAGGCTAAAATAAATATACAGAAAGTTATCAAAAAGGTTCATGAGGTTTTTCAGAAACAAGAGAGTTTCAAAATTGTAAGTACACCAGAATTTATGAGTTTATTTTTTGAAAAATATAAATGTCAGCACAGGATAGAAATGGAAATGGAATCATATCAGTGTAAAGGGGTTGTAAATCCTAAACACACACAAGGAGAACTAACTCTGCCTACAATGGATAATTTGGAAACTATAGCAGAATTTTGTGTAGGATTTATATACGATGGATTTGGTAAAAATGTTTCTAAGGAAAGTCAAATGGAAAGTGGAAAGAGACTAATACAGTCTGGCAATCTATACACACTTAAAGTAGATGATGAGATTGTTTCCATGGCCAACATTGCACATCGATCTCCAAGGCATGGAAGAATTAACAATGTCTATACTCCGCCAACTCATAGAAAAAAAGGATATGCCAGTAAGCTGGTTGCAGATTTAAGTAAGTTGATTCTAGAAGAGGGACTCACCCCGATACTGTTTACTGATCTAAGCAATCAAACATCAAATAAGGTTTATAAAGATATTGGTTACACAGAGTGTGGCAAAGTAGTCAACTATGAAGTAAAAAAGCATTAG
- a CDS encoding MFS transporter: MNVAEVDNVIVDTTKKEKLWNKNFFLLWQGQLVSSLGDQAYSLALGFWILAMTGSTAIMGTLMASSTIPRVIISPFSGVIVDRLDRKKMLIWTDFIRGVLVTTVAVGAYRGWLEIWMVFVTGIILGLCAAFFGPAATSSIPDLVPKSKLVPANSFFQMIYSTTQMLGNMIGGIVYAMVGAPFLFLFNGLSYLFSAGTETFIDIPKVERKDAKITFIQDFKAGLNFVWKFTSLRNLFLTAAVSNFFGSMSFVLMIPLFTLVRGFDSAQYGFAMAAMGLGMLTGMTYTSIMKIPPSQRYRYFCIGGLLSTTSFMIFPFMTNIAVISFILFVAGVGNALINIFIGSIVQMTTPVEMRGKVFGLLSTLSQGLTPIAMALGGILGGILPIQLVLVGCMTFSAMCFMPVVLSPNFKAFMNFNPEQHTLKDVM, encoded by the coding sequence ATGAATGTTGCAGAGGTTGATAACGTAATCGTTGATACAACAAAAAAAGAGAAGCTATGGAATAAAAACTTTTTTTTACTATGGCAAGGTCAACTGGTGTCATCACTAGGAGATCAGGCTTACTCCTTAGCCCTAGGATTTTGGATACTTGCAATGACCGGTTCAACGGCAATAATGGGAACACTGATGGCTTCTTCCACCATTCCTAGAGTAATAATATCGCCCTTTTCTGGAGTGATAGTTGATAGATTAGACAGAAAGAAAATGCTTATTTGGACTGACTTTATAAGGGGAGTACTTGTCACAACTGTAGCAGTAGGTGCATATAGAGGATGGTTAGAAATATGGATGGTTTTTGTGACAGGTATTATCCTAGGACTATGCGCCGCTTTTTTCGGTCCAGCAGCCACTTCTTCTATACCAGACTTAGTGCCAAAAAGCAAATTAGTACCTGCCAACTCATTTTTTCAGATGATCTACTCAACTACTCAAATGTTAGGGAACATGATAGGTGGTATAGTATATGCAATGGTAGGAGCACCTTTTCTTTTCTTATTCAATGGACTTTCTTACCTTTTTTCAGCCGGTACAGAAACTTTTATAGATATACCAAAAGTAGAAAGAAAGGATGCAAAGATAACCTTTATACAAGATTTTAAAGCTGGCCTAAACTTTGTTTGGAAGTTTACAAGTCTGAGAAATCTGTTTTTAACCGCCGCAGTAAGCAATTTCTTTGGATCAATGTCCTTTGTACTTATGATTCCTTTATTCACATTAGTAAGAGGTTTTGATTCAGCACAATATGGTTTTGCCATGGCAGCTATGGGGTTAGGGATGCTAACGGGGATGACATATACCTCCATTATGAAAATACCCCCCTCACAAAGGTACAGATACTTCTGTATAGGTGGATTACTATCCACCACAAGTTTTATGATATTCCCCTTTATGACTAACATAGCAGTAATCTCCTTTATTTTATTCGTCGCTGGAGTGGGTAACGCCCTGATAAATATATTTATCGGATCCATCGTCCAAATGACTACACCTGTGGAAATGAGAGGAAAAGTATTTGGCCTACTTTCCACACTATCACAAGGACTAACCCCCATAGCCATGGCACTAGGTGGTATACTAGGAGGAATACTGCCCATACAGCTTGTACTAGTAGGATGTATGACATTTAGCGCCATGTGTTTCATGCCAGTAGTACTATCACCTAATTTTAAAGCATTCATGAACTTTAACCCCGAACAACATACATTAAAAGATGTCATGTAA
- a CDS encoding sigma-54 interaction domain-containing protein, translating to MSETTISTQETELQKLKESMAMMDELWDNASYGMVLVDEKGAIVKWNYEKFLGISEKDVLGKPVQDVIQNTRLHIVVKTGKKEICDVQEINGHNVITSRVPIKKDGKIIGAAGTILFSDTSELHSLAKKMQTLEDTLSKYKGELSKLLEAKFSFEDIVTSNPKMMELKNIAKRVAKTNSTVLIQGESGTGKELFAHAIHKESLRRYGNFVTLNCAAIPKELLEAELFGYEEGAFTGAKKGGKIGKFELAAGGTILLDEIGSMPYEMQSKLLRVLESKEFERVGGTRPIKLDARIISSTNENLENEVQRGEFRRDLYYRLNVIKIDIPPLRNRLEDIELLSKNVTQKLVSDLQVNKKILAQETIDNLKSHHWPGNVRELRNVLERAINFAPKTVILPENLPEYIIRNNKKTSTTTTNKTLKEIVEKTEIEAIKQAITKAQGNRTLAAQQLNIHRTSLYKKMEKYGMQIED from the coding sequence ATGTCTGAAACAACAATTTCCACACAAGAGACTGAACTACAAAAACTCAAAGAAAGTATGGCAATGATGGACGAACTTTGGGATAATGCATCCTATGGCATGGTACTTGTAGATGAAAAGGGCGCTATCGTAAAATGGAACTACGAAAAGTTCCTAGGTATTTCCGAAAAAGATGTATTAGGAAAGCCTGTTCAAGACGTCATTCAAAACACTCGCCTTCACATAGTAGTTAAAACAGGAAAAAAGGAAATATGCGACGTGCAAGAAATAAATGGTCATAATGTTATCACATCAAGAGTTCCAATTAAAAAGGATGGCAAAATAATAGGAGCTGCTGGTACCATACTATTTAGCGACACCAGTGAACTCCACTCACTAGCTAAAAAAATGCAAACCCTTGAAGATACTTTAAGTAAGTATAAAGGTGAACTAAGTAAGCTATTAGAAGCTAAATTTTCATTTGAGGATATAGTAACTAGCAACCCCAAAATGATGGAACTGAAAAATATAGCTAAAAGGGTAGCAAAAACAAACTCTACGGTACTAATACAAGGAGAAAGTGGGACAGGTAAAGAACTTTTTGCCCATGCTATACATAAAGAAAGCTTAAGGAGATACGGAAACTTTGTAACATTAAACTGTGCAGCAATTCCTAAAGAACTACTAGAAGCAGAACTATTTGGATATGAAGAAGGAGCTTTCACAGGAGCAAAAAAAGGCGGAAAGATAGGTAAATTTGAGCTTGCAGCAGGGGGCACTATCTTACTAGACGAAATTGGTTCTATGCCCTATGAAATGCAATCAAAGTTACTAAGGGTATTAGAATCTAAAGAGTTTGAACGTGTAGGAGGAACAAGGCCCATAAAACTAGATGCTAGAATAATATCCTCCACAAACGAAAATCTTGAAAACGAAGTACAAAGGGGAGAATTCCGTAGGGACTTATACTATAGACTAAACGTAATAAAGATAGATATTCCCCCCCTTAGGAACCGTTTAGAGGACATAGAGCTACTTTCTAAAAACGTAACTCAAAAACTGGTGTCTGACCTTCAAGTAAACAAAAAAATTCTAGCCCAAGAAACAATTGATAATCTTAAAAGCCACCACTGGCCAGGTAATGTAAGGGAACTGAGGAATGTACTAGAGCGAGCTATAAATTTTGCCCCAAAAACAGTGATTTTACCAGAAAATCTTCCAGAATATATTATCAGAAACAATAAAAAAACCAGTACAACCACTACAAACAAAACCCTCAAAGAAATAGTAGAAAAAACGGAAATAGAAGCAATAAAACAAGCCATAACAAAAGCTCAAGGGAACAGAACCCTAGCAGCCCAACAGCTAAACATACATAGAACGTCATTATACAAAAAGATGGAAAAATACGGAATGCAAATTGAAGATTAG
- a CDS encoding REP-associated tyrosine transposase, which translates to MAKLKRYYEEGAVYFVTTTTHNRTPIFNDEETCNMLIEVILQKKESLDFDVYGFVIMPDHVHVMIQPQGTKNLSEIIGQIKGLFSKQYKERKNTTQQIWQKRFYDYGIRNLKSAKQSLDYIHKNPLEEGLKLALKYSSYSYYYQGDESFKRLLTPLT; encoded by the coding sequence ATGGCTAAATTAAAAAGATACTATGAAGAAGGAGCAGTCTACTTTGTTACAACCACAACTCATAATAGAACCCCCATATTTAATGATGAAGAAACATGCAATATGCTAATAGAAGTGATTCTGCAAAAAAAGGAGTCCCTTGACTTCGATGTATATGGATTTGTAATAATGCCTGACCATGTACATGTGATGATACAACCCCAGGGTACGAAGAACCTATCAGAAATAATTGGACAGATAAAAGGATTATTTAGTAAACAATACAAAGAAAGAAAAAATACAACACAGCAAATATGGCAGAAAAGGTTTTACGATTACGGAATAAGGAATTTGAAATCAGCCAAACAATCTCTAGATTATATACACAAGAACCCATTGGAAGAAGGACTGAAGTTAGCCTTGAAGTATTCCAGCTACAGCTATTATTACCAAGGTGACGAAAGCTTCAAAAGATTATTAACACCACTTACATAG